The Pyrenophora tritici-repentis strain M4 chromosome 3, whole genome shotgun sequence genome has a window encoding:
- a CDS encoding Dimer-Tnp-hAT domain containing protein, giving the protein MEPSTPTSPSPSNIIRLDLTSLTPSPIPTSSPTPILSPTPIQYHESPDEFVQGGITYVKRAIIARKDFRQGTSHIWKYGLQYIRDSDKKEVYYCHECRVGKSKQELFVINGTSRIRNHLEQKHQIDPQSGIKRKGSKESVEKFKELLIRWIVYCHIAFFQLENQYFRELLLFLNPALLNHLPKAAKTIRSWVINAFISKKQQLREDLHHSRSRISISFDLWTSPNPYAILGVVAMWINTTGMRRVTALGMRRIYGEHTRENLGSVVLELLEEYDISGDQIGYFMLDNASANDTAVEFILKDLCPWMKSKQRRHRRLRCLGHVINLCCQAFLMGRNCEKYLAKLEKHHQRGDYTKVEELWKKFGCLGRLHNLVRYIRLTPQRRKEFATIIIGGDLSQFDGLELIQNNSTRWNSWFYSITRALNVRERLELFCNGLGLAKTDLATQCNAVLLLSSHRYIFSARHVPGKGSVGIANFKLDGQHWFELKKIELALKDFYATTLLSEGKKTSLADWFSTLDCLLREISETKDHYHDIQTEDDNNFTWKQEWVLHGDEEKKRWFENAQLAVKHLWETEYKGRYPVEMLPPPARKERDPDPAFDRQREHKRIRIDAPVSTTDLYEQYISTDRLHNEEAGCNEAIAYWLSRYDSQRDLARFALDMFAISPMSDECERLFSSAKLTIVDRRGRLKADIIEACECLRAWYGKPQAEGNSDIEDSENEDY; this is encoded by the exons atggagccttcaacaccaacctcaccgtccccatcgaatattataagactagatttaacgtctcttactccatctcctatccccacgtcatcacccacccctatactatcacccactcctattcaatatcacgaatctccagatgagttcgtgcagggcggtatcacgtacgtgaaacgtgcaataattgcaaggaaggatttccgtcaaggtacatcacacatctggaagtacggactccaatacattcgagatagcgataagaaagaggtgtattactgccatgagtgcagggttgggaagagcaagcaagagttgtttgtcatcaatggcacttctaggatccggaatcacctggaacagaagcaccagattgatccccagagtggcatcaagcgaaagggttct aaggagtcagtagagaagtttaaagagcttctaattcgttggattgtgtactgccatatcgccttctttcaattagagaaccagtactttcgtgaactactcctctttttaaatccggcactactcaaccacctcccgaaggctgcgaagactatccgaagctgggtaataaatgcattcatatcgaagaagcaacagcttagggaggacctacaccattcacggagtaggatctctatctcctttgatctctggacttcaccaaacccttacgctatcctaggcgtcgtcgctatgtggattaatactaccggcatgcgacgtgttaccgctttaggtatgcgacgtatatacggcgaacatactagagagaatcttggatcggtggtccttgaattgctggaagaatacgacattagcggagatcagattggatactttatgctggataatgcctcggcaaatgataccgctgttgagtttatactcaaggatctctgcccatggatgaagtcaaaacaacgtcgtcatcgccggctgcgttgcttgggccatgtcatcaacctctgttgccaggcgttccttatggggcgaaactgtgagaagtatcttgcgaagctggagaagcatcatcaacgtggcgactatacgaaggtggaagagctctggaagaagttcggatgtttgggtcgtcttcacaacctggtgcgatacatcaggcttactccacaacggcgtaaggagtttgctacaattattatcggcggagatctttcgcaattcgacgggcttgagcttatccagaacaactcgacccgctggaactcatggttttattcgattacacgtgcattaaatgttcgagaacgtttagagctcttctgtaacggtttgggacttgccaagaccgacttgg ctacacaatgcaacgcagtcctcctcctctcctcacaccgttacatcttctcggctcgtcatgtacctggaaagggctccgtagggatcgcgaactttaagcttgatggacagcactggtttgagcttaaaaagattgaactcgctctcaaagacttctatgctacaactttgctttctgaaggtaagaagacgtcacttgcggactggttttcaactttggactgccttctccgggagataagcgagacgaaggatcactaccacgacatccagactgaggacgataacaactttacatggaa gcaagagtgggttcttcatggcgacgaagagaagaagaggtggtttgaaaacgcacaattagcggtgaagcatctctgggagacagagtataagggaaggtaccctgtcgagatgctgccaccaccagccaggaaggagagagatcctgacccagcatttgatcgccagcgggaacataagcgcattcgaatagacgctccagtttctacaactgatttgtatgaacaatacatctctactgaccggcttcataacgaagaggcaggttgcaatgaggctattgcgtactggctatctcgctacgactcccaacgagatctcgctcgcttcgctctagacatgtttgcgatctcgcctatgtcggatgaatgcgaacgtctttttagtagcgcgaagcttactatcgtcgatcgccgtggtaggctgaaggcagatattatagaagcgtgcgagtgtctccgggcctggtatggaaagccccaagctgaggggaacagcgatatcgaggatagtgagaacgaagactactag
- a CDS encoding DUF2413 multi-domain protein, whose amino-acid sequence MPPKTVEEQLAELEMEAEAPAPPPKHAKGSRPPRQKINKEDAAALKELEELEALENFQQPVAPRPLSRPNTPKVSSSSTASSNRRAAGVATPSSTASARTSEDNRPAPPRKSGESTRSFHQGIVPPLEEPTRQQAPEPREEKQSGGSWWGGGWGGLVSTATAAAETARKQAEAAYQELQKNQEAQRWAEQVRGNVGALRGLGDELGKRAVPTFTNLLNTLAPPISQHERLQIHITHDLIGYPSLDPLIYQTFAGVMAQVEGGDLMVIQRGSESTQRGSLEGYRGGSGGWNDGPWWRHNDKRDLSVVKGLVEGTKLARVSAESYANEFFNARGGVEEAAKQATEDLSETNPVRSSDIFIAIQAISYPVQAELFATSSSEEKSDEEPKADDEQVAFAIYLHDPIHGISFKAISQSFPSKWVEWLDAPANTELEGEEAKLPQEIKEIIESGGVDPREWVSEWMEETINLSVGIVAQRYVARRMGVGEGGLGRGMTREMIVDAGGGEAARAGII is encoded by the exons ATGCCGCCCAAGACAGTGGAGGAGCAGCTTGCGGAGCTGGAGATGGAAGCGGAGGCTCCCGCACCGCCGCCCAAGCATGCCAAAGGGTCTCGTCCTCCACGTCAGAAGATTAACAAGGAAGACGCCGCGGCTTTGAAGGAGCTGGAGGAGCTAGAGGCTTTGGAAAACTTCCAACAGCCAGTCGCGCCACGACCACTCAGCCGACCAAATACACCCAAAGTGTCGTCATCGTCAACTGCCTCCAGCAATCGCCGTGCTGCCGGCGTCGCCACCCCTTCTTCTACTGCCTCAGCACGTACCAGTGAAGATAATAGGCCTGCTCCCCCAAGGAAGTCGGGCGAGAGCACCCGTTCCTTCCACCAGGGCATTGTGCCCCCACTAGAAGAGCCGACCAGACAGCAAGCGCCCGAGCCAAGGGAGGAGAAGCAGTCAGGGGGCTCATGGTGGGGTGGTGGATGGGGAGGACTCGTATCAACAGCCACGGCAGCTGCAGAGACGGCGAGGAAGCAAGCCGAGGCAGCCTACCAAGAGCTTCAGAAGAACCAAGAGGCGCAGCGATGGGCAGAGCAAGTGCGAGGGAACGTCGGTGCTCTTCGCGGCCTGG GCGATGAGTTGGGCAAGCGCGCCGTCCCAACCTTTACCAATCTCCTCAACACGCTCGCCCCACCTATTTCACAACATGAACGTCTCCAAATCCACATCACACACGATCTCATCGGCTACCCGTCGCTGGATCCCCTCATTTACCAGACTTTTGCTGGCGTCATGGCGCAAGTGGAAGGCGGTGACTTGATGGTTATCCAACGAGGCTCTGAATCAACCCAACGCGGTTCGCTCGAAGGCTACCGAGGCGGCAGTGGAGGCTGGAATGACGGCCCATGGTGGCGTCACAACGATAAGCGCGACCTGAGCGTAGTGAAGGGACTTGTGGAAGGTACCAAGCTTGCACGTGTCAGCGCAGAGTCATACGCAAACGAATTCTTCAATGCAAGAGGAGGTGTAGAAGAAGCTGCAAAGCAGGCGACTGAAGACCTCAGCGAAACAAATCCTGTGCGGAGTAGTGACATTTTCATTGCGATCCAGGCCATTAGCTACCCAGTTCAAGCTGAACTCTTCGCCACATCATCTTCGGAAGAAAAGTCGGATGAAGAGCCGAAAGCAGACGACGAACAGGTAGCTTTTGCCATTTATCTACATGACCCCATCCACGGCATCAGCTTCAAAGCCATCTCACAATCCTTCCCCTCCAAGTGGGTGGAGTGGCTGGATGCGCCTGCCAACACAGAACTCGAAGGCGAGGAAGCAAAACTACCGCAAGAGATCAAGGAGATTATCGAAAGCGGCGGCGTGGACCCTAGGGAGTGGGTTAGTGAGTGGATGGAAGAGACCATCAACCTCAGTGTAGGCATAGTTGCACAGCGTTACGTTGCACGGAGAATGGGTGTCGGCGAAGGGGGCTTGGGAAGAGGCATGACTAGGGAGATGATTGTGGATGCTGGCGGCGGCGAGGCTGCACGAGCTGGCATTATCTAA
- a CDS encoding DUF2462 domain containing protein: protein MAQGAVKKSKAAAPKKPTQRVQRGARVIKPKKTSIITQNKIKHKSSSGLVGQTEKLLAQKAGHLEMLKGGKRDKKEGAKKEGGDKKKSG, encoded by the exons ATGGCCCAAGGCGCAGTTAAGAAGAGCAAGGCCGCGGCTCCCAAGAA ACCTACCCAGCGCGTTCAGCGCGGCGCCCGTGTCATCAAACCCAAGAAGACGTCGATAATAACGCAAAACAAAATCAAGCATAAGAGCAGTTCGGGGTTAGTCGGACAGACGGAAAAGTTACTTGCGCAAAAGGCTGGACATTTGGAGATGCTAAAGGGAGGAAAGAGGGACAAAAAGGAAGGCGCGAAGAAGGAGGGTGGGGACAAGAAGAAATCTGGCTGA
- a CDS encoding Drf-FH1 multi-domain protein, which produces MEWARRERACMASESNPAGPTTGFTFVSAPNELKFLDWQATYRFTFGGENSMNGLPSGYVPPPAGAMNPPFTPFPGATQLPPLIPRGPPSSGFMGAPPPRPMGPPPPRPATGIRPSFMGTNTAPSITTPAPQVPPAPLLYNSPAAAEVAQHARNLQWPPRGNDPTFPRTDRERVQYVQRLVTAMKDITSARDLPSGTAFKKRWLNSQSQGHYGYPLESFELASWGILKATERLHTYGLASLNI; this is translated from the coding sequence ATGGAATGGGCTAGGAGAGAGAGAGCGTGCATGGCTAGCGAGAGTAACCCCGCGGGTCCTACAACCGGGTTCACGTTTGTATCCGCTCCGAATGAGCTGAAATTTCTGGATTGGCAGGCTACATATAGGTTTACTTTCGGTGGAGAAAACTCTATGAATGGTCTACCCTCTGGATATGTGCCTCCTCCCGCCGGCGCCATGAATCCTCCGTTCACACCTTTTCCTGGGGCGACGCAGCTACCACCTCTTATACCTAGGGGCCCTCCTTCCTCTGGCTTCATGGGAGCTCCGCCGCCTAGGCCTATGGGCCCACCTCCTCCGCGCCCTGCGACCGGCATACGCCCCAGCTTCATGGGCACAAACACCGCACCATCCATCACCACCCCCGCGCCACAAGTCCCTCCCGCACCTCTTCTATACAACTCCCCTGCTGCCGCCGAAGTTGCCCAACATGCCCGCAACCTCCAATGGCCGCCACGCGGGAACGATCCGACCTTCCCACGCACCGACCGCGAGCGCGTCCAGTACGTCCAGCGCCTGGTCACAGCCATGAAAGACATTACCTCCGCCCGAGACCTCCCCTCCGGTACGGCCTTCAAAAAGCGATGGCTCAATTCCCAGTCCCAAGGTCACTATGGCTATCCGCTCGAGTCATTTGAGCTCGCAAGCTGGGGTATCCTCAAGGCAACAGAGCGGCTCCATACATACGGACTGGCTTCCCTCAACATCTAG
- a CDS encoding PheS, Phenylalanyl-tRNA synthetase alpha subunit — MPGTRGPVPVPLETKGQNLTQDILDLLDTKEPLQSDEDFPAVSQAEIKAALDRLASRSMVTYKSLDSEKVILTPESEGIVAEGSHEYKVWKLVKEKERVPIAELPKILGKEAASVGQGNGFKNKWIKKDGSDIILLQTEEPKDENRELLQKIKDTESVDDVKLLAQLKKKKLVTVTKVITYTITKGPKYAKEIPVEHTDLTVELLTGDAWKTANFKPYNFAALGANQDAGALHPLNKVRQEFRNIFFSQGFVEMPTGHYVDTGFWNFDALFVPQQHPARDMQDTFFVSYPPKADKPRLDPASEATMDRMEAGSKRLFSTPETEAREKKPRDFEKYWADVKKVHQDGAFGSIGYRYPWEEDESLRLVLRTHTTAVSTWALHRLAEDPRPARYFSIDRVFRNETVDATHLAEFHQIEGVIADFGLTLGGLQRFLEDFFANMGISNLRFKPAYNPYTEPSMEIFGYHAGLKKWLEIGNSGMFRPEMLEPMGLPKDMRVYGFGLSLERPTMMKYGVSNIRELLGHKVDLSWIREQPAVRFDKE, encoded by the exons CACGGGGCCCTGTGCCCGTACCGCTCGAGACAAAGGGCCAGAACCTTACACAAGATATTCTCGACCTTCTAGACACCAAAGAGCCCCTCCAAAGCGATGAAGACTTCCCCGCAGTATCGCAGGCCGAAATCAAGGCTGCGCTGGACAGGCTAGCCAGTCGGTCCATGGTCACATACAAGTCGCTAGACTCAGAGAAGGTCATTCTCACACCAGAGTCTGAGGGCATTGTTGCCGAGGGCAGTCACGAATACAAGGTCTGGAAACTGGTCAAGGAGAAGGAGCGAGTACCGATCGCGGAACTACCT AAAATCTTAGGAAAGGAAGCTGCGAGTGTAGGACAAGGCAATGGTTTCAAGAACAAGTGGATAAAGAAGGATGGCAGTGACATAATTTTGCTCCAGACTGAAGAGCCCAAAGACGAGAACCGTGAACTGTTACAAAAGATCAAAGACACCGAGTCCGTCGACGACGTCAAACTCCTCGCCCAGctcaagaagaagaagctcgTCACCGTCACAAAAGTCATTACATACACCATCACAAAGGGCCCAAAGTACGCAAAGGAGATACCCGTAGAGCACACCGACCTGACAGTCGAGCTTCTCACTGGTGATGCATGGAAGACTGCAAACTTCAAGCCGTACAACTTTGCGGCCCTAGGCGCGAACCAAGATGCTGGCGCATTACATCCTCTGAACAAGGTCCGCCAGGAGTTCAGGAATATCTTCTTCTCACAAGGTTTCGTCGAGATGCCAACAGGACA CTATGTAGACACTGGCTTCTGGAACTTCGACGCTCTCTTCGTACCACAGCAACATCCCGCCCGTGACATGCAAGATACCTTCTTCGTCTCATACCCACCCAAAGCAGATAAGCCACGGCTAGACCCTGCGAGCGAAGCCACAATGGACCGCATGGAGGCCGGTTCAAAACGTCTCTTTTCCACACCCGAGACTGAGGCGAGGGAAAAGAAGCCACGCGACTTTGAAAAGTACTGGGCAGACGTCAAGAAGGTACACCAAGACGGTGCTTTTGGTTCAATAGGAT ACCGTTACCCATGGGAAGAAGATGAGTCACTCCGCCTCGTCCTCCGCACGCACACCACCGCCGTATCAACCTGGGCGCTCCACCGCCTCGCCGAAGACCCCCGTCCCGCCCGCTACTTCTCCATCGACCGCGTCTTCCGCAACGAAACAGTCGACGCCACCCACCTGGCGGAATTCCACCAAATCGAAGGCGTCATCGCAGACTTCGGTCTCACCCTCGGCGGCCTCCAACGCTtcctagaagacttcttcGCAAACATGGGCATCTCGAACCTCCGCTTCAAACCCGCTTACAACCCGTACACCGAGCCCAGCATGGAAATCTTCGGCTACCATGCCGGTCTCAAGAAGTGGCTTGAGATTGGTAATAGTGGCATGTTTAGGCCTGAGATGTTGGAACCTATGGGTCTGCCAAAGGATATGCGGGTTTATGGGTTTGGACTCTCGCTGGAACGCCCGACTATGATGAAGTATGGGGTTTCGAATATTAGGGAGTTGTTGGGTCATAAGGTCGATTTGAGCTGGATTCGTGAACAGCCTGCTGTTAGGTTTGATAAGGAGTAG
- a CDS encoding DUF1421 multi-domain protein codes for MPFDRRLLLTTTLSFLSGFTLGSLSAGHMASLRFRAENAHRLPVSNPGWYLYHKSKNYYKWRYGIVEGLRKGTYIAAWSSIFFIVEESLDVFRGTWRAGRTVEEMEGVDELDIRRIDRGVARSRDAGSSALAGMVTGGLWSAWHQFPVSTAARTIRMGLVVGAGFGLAQDGLVWAKRRWGGEERESWIYRGARKRRGTEEGSDGGS; via the coding sequence ATGCCCTTCGACCGGCGCCTCCTCCTAACAACAACCCTCTCTTTCCTCTCCGGCTTCACACTCGGCTCCCTCTCTGCCGGGCACATGGCCTCTTTACGTTTCCGCGCCGAAAACGCGCACCGACTCCCCGTCTCGAACCCCGGCTGGTACCTCTACCACAAATCCAAAAACTACTACAAGTGGCGCTACGGCATCGTCGAGGGCCTGCGCAAGGGGACGTACATCGCAGCCTGGAGTtccatcttcttcatcgtAGAGGAGAGTCTGGATGTTTTTCGCGGCACGTGGAGGGCGGGTCGCACGGTCGAGGAGATGGAGGGCGTGGACGAGTTGGATATTAGGAGGATTGATAGGGGTGTTGCAAGGAGTAGGGATGCGGGAAGTAGTGCGTTGGCGGGTATGGTTACGGGGGGCCTGTGGAGTGCATGGCATCAGTTTCCGGTTTCGACGGCAGCAAGGACGATTCGCATGGGGTTGGTGGTGGGCGCAGGGTTTGGGCTTGCGCAGGATGGGCTGGTTTGGGCGAAGAGGAGGTGGGGTGGGGAGGAGAGGGAGAGTTGGATTTATAGAGGcgcgaggaagaggaggggGACCGAGGAGGGGAGTGATGGGGGAAGTTGA
- a CDS encoding Herpes-BLLF1 multi-domain protein gives MELLSRTVVGALSLSVAFAGSASALEAFRKPTVSTTANNGTALLASRGSPVSIHADAADWPGVLRAAHDLALDFGRVTGSNGTMRVTGSAKASASMIFNVTGISSDWSVSGSAPASSSAGTIIVGTIGNSSLIDGLISSGQLDVSGVEGQWEAYVSTVVKNVGNMTGDALVIAGSDRRGAIYGIYDISEQIGVSPWYWFADVPAKKHESIYMLNATKVQKSPTVKYRGFFINDEAPALTGWAGSKFPKTPNGATFGAQFYSRVFELLLRSKANYLWPAMWSSMFNVDDPRNQPLADEYAIVMGTSHTEPMVRATQEWTKVAKGSESGWSWATNNATLYDFFYDGAKRAAPYENVVTVGMRGYHDTAMSSDVQTSVLEAVVNAQQDILSKIHGNASEVPQMWCLYKEVQDYFEAGMEVPDWVTLLWTEDNWQNIRRLPVGDEKKRSGGAGVYYHFDYVGDSRNFKWQDTIQLQKTYDQMKLAKDREADRIWIVNVGDIKPAEIAISHWFDIAYDMDSYDETSVPEWLTGFAARNFDAEHAQTIADIMDEYGALANMRKFEWVEPSSFSIHNYEEADQILARWEALAEKANAISSALPAEQQPAFYEVVLHRVLAGGNMVDIQVSGARNMVYAQMGRNSANQWMQRVIDGMNKDHNLTKRYHAQLNGKWNHMMDQTHLGYQGYWQQPMRQSTPDLRWVQTLEDSLAGNMGISVQGSNATIPGDDQYHSNGGSSLPLPDMTPYTPRRWIEISHRGTETFSWNISADPFIVLSQAKGTLSPTDPDVRVYVTVDWTKLPAGFSATSKLNFSASTPFIGGNPQVTFAVNKTSIPSSFASGFVESSGQLAFEAEHYTRITPGTSNNTYTTLPKYGRTLSAMKLKNNLAEGLTTESAPALEYDFYTFTPTTANKGLNVTMILTPTHNINPKAPLAYVAQVDDKTPQRRQFVIDQPQPNFPVGWGKAVADSAWYNTTNFGAVAPGKHTLKVWLVEANVVLQKVVLDLGGVVGSHNGPPESFRVGA, from the exons ATGGAGCTCCTCTCTCGTACCGTCGTCGGCGCTCTTTCGCTGTCGGTAGCCTTTGCTGGCTCTGCTTCTGCTCTTGAGGCTTTCCGCAAGCCAACTGTGTCCACCACTGCGAACAATGGAACCGCTCTTCTCGCCTCTCGTGGCTCCCCTGTTAGCATCCACGCTGATGCTGCGGATTGGCCTGGTGTTTTGCGCGCTGCTCACGACCTCGCGCTTGATTTTGGACGTGTCACTGGTAGCAATGGCACAATGAGAGTCACTGGGTCGGCAAAGGCCAGTGCTTCTATGATTTTCAATGTTACTGGTATCAGCAGCGACTGGAGTGTCAGTGGAAGTGCTCCTGCGAGCTCTTCTGCTGGAACCATTATCGTGGGTACTATTGGTAACTCAAGCTTAATCGACGGCTTGATTTCTAGTGGTCAACTCGATGTCAGTGGGGTCGAAGGCCAGTGGGAGGCTTACGTGAGCACGGTAGTTAAGAACGTTGGAAACATGACTGGCGACGCACTCGTCATTGCTG GTAGCGATCGCCGCGGTGCCATTTACGGTATATACGATATCTCTGAACAAATCGGTGTCTCACCATGGTACTGGTTCGCAGACGTGCCCGCCAAGAAGCACGAATCCATCTACATGCTCAACGCCACAAAGGTCCAAAAATCACCTACAGTAAAATACCGCGGTTTCTTCATCAACGACGAAGCACCTGCTCTGACCGGCTGGGCAGGTAGCAAATTCCCCAAGACCCCCAATGGTGCGACTTTTGGAGCACAATTCTACTCCAGGGTCTTTGAACTGTTGCTCAGGTCAAAGGCAAACTACCTCTGGCCCGCTATGTGGAGCAGCATGTTCAATGTTGACGATCCGCGCAACCAACCGCTTGCAGACGAGTACGCCATTGTGATGGGAACATCGCATACTGAGCCCATGGTACGCGCTACACAAGAATGGACCAAGGTCGCCAAGGGTAGTGAATCAGGATGGTCGTGGGCAACCAACAACGCTACTTTGTACGACTTCTTCTACGATGGCGCTAAGCGTGCTGCACCATACGAGAATGTTGTCACAGTCGGTATGCGAGGATACCACGACACCGCCATGTCCTCTGATGTACAAACCAGTGTCCTCGAGGCCGTGGTCAATGCTCAACAAGACATTCTGAGCAAAATTCACGGAAACGCATCCGAGGTTCCTCAAATGTGGTGCTTGTACAAGGAAGTCCAGGACTACTTCGAGGCTGGCATGGAGGTCCCCGACTGGGTCACTCTCCTTTGGACCGAAGACAACTGGCAAAACATCCGCCGCCTCCCTGTTGGCGACGAGAAGAAACGAAGCGGCGGTGCTGGTGTCTACTATCACTTTGACTACGTCGGTGACTCACGTAACTTCAAGTGGCAAGACACCATCCAGCTCCAGAAGACTTACGACCAAATGAAGCTCGCCAAGGACCGTGAGGCGGACCGTATCTGGATTGTCAACGTTGGTGACATCAAGCCCGCTGAGATTGCCATTAGCCATTGGTTCGATATTGCCTATGACATGGACTCCTACGACGAGACCTCTGTACCAGAGTGGCTGACTGGTTTCGCTGCCCGCAACTTCGACGCTGAGCACGCTCAGACCATCGCCGATATTATGGATGAGTACGGTGCGCTCGCCAACATGCGCAAGTTTGAGTGGGTCGAGCCATCATCCTTTAGCATCCACAACTACGAGGAAGCAGACCAGATTCTTGCTCGATGGGAAGCACTTGCCGAGAAGGCCAACGCAATCAGCAGTGCACTCCCCGCCGAGCAGCAGCCTGCTTTCTACGAGGTTGTTCTCCACCGCGTACTCGCCGGAGGCAACATGGTCGATATTCAGGTATCTGGTGCAAGGAACATGGTATATGCGCAGATGGGACGCAACAGTGCCAACCAATGGATGCAGCGTGTAATCGACGGCATGAACAAGGACCACAACCTCACAAAGCGATATCACGCACAACTCAACGGAAAATGGAACCACATGATGGACCAAACCCATCTTGGCTACCAGGGGTACTG GCAACAACCCATGCGCCAATCCACCCCCGACCTCCGCTGGGTCCAGACTCTCGAGGACTCCCTCGCAGGCAACATGGGAATCTCCGTCCAAGGTTCCAACGCCACCATCCCCGGCGACGACCAATACCACAGCAACGGCGGCTCCTCACTCCCCCTCCCAGACATGACACCCTACACGCCGCGACGCTGGATCGAAATCTCCCACCGTGGCACCGAAACCTTCTCCTGGAACATCAGCGCCGACCCCTTCATCGTGCTCTCGCAAGCCAAAGGCACCCTATCCCCCACCGACCCCGACGTGCGCGTCTACGTAACCGTCGACTGGACTAAACTGCCCGCCGGTTTCAGCGCCACCAGCAAACTAAACTTCAGCGCCTCCACCCCGTTTATCGGCGGAAACCCCCAGGTAACATTCGCCGTAAACAAAACCTCCATCCCCTCCTCCTTTGCGAGCGGCTTCGTCGAATCCTCCGGTCAATTGGCATTTGAAGCCGAACACTACACCCGTATCACCCCAGGCACCTCAAACAACACATACACCACACTCCCCAAATACGGCCGCACACTCTCCGCCATGAAGCTCAAGAACAACCTCGCTGAGGGCCTCACCACTGAGTCGGCGCCTGCACTCGAATACGACTTCTACACTTTCACGCCCACGACCGCGAACAAGGGCCTCAACGTCACCATGATACTCACCCCAACACACAACATCAATCCCAAAGCACCGCTGGCCTATGTCGCGCAGGTCGATGATAAGACACCGCAGCGCAGGCAGTTTGTGATTGATCAGCCGCAGCCGAATTTCCCGGTTGGATGGGGCAAGGCGGTTGCGGATTCGGCGTGGTATAACACGACGAATTTCGGGGCCGTGGCACCGGGGAAGCATACATTGAAGGTGTGGTTGGTGGAGGCGAATGTTGTGTTGCAGAAGGTTGTGCTGGACTTGGGGGGTGTGGTTGGGAGTCATAATGGGCCGCCGGAGAGTTTTAGGGTTGGTGCGTAG